The nucleotide sequence TTTGGAACAGCGAACTTGGTTTTTACAATATGACTGAAGATATAAAACAATCACCTGTAGTAAAATTGGCTTCGGTAAGTAAAGCACTCAAAAATGCTCATGAATTTAACATACTGTTTAGTAAATTTATGACTCATAGTTCCAATGCTCGTGCTGCGCGAACTCAACTTGAAAAGATGGAAAGACTTTGGCTTGATCGTTTCTTTGATCGAAGGATTCAAGAGCTGCCTGCAATCTCACAAGTTTTCGAGTTTTCACTTTGACATGCCTTTAGCCTCGCGTATGCTGATACGGTTATTTTAATCAAACATTTTTAGGAGGACATTGTGAAATTCGGAATCATCAGCCTCATTGTATTATCTTTTGCATTCACTGGCTGTGTGAAAAAATCAAGCGGAGGCAATGACGAAGAAAATGTCGTTTTTGCTACCGTTAATGGAAAAGAAATAAAGGGGAAGGATATCCTCGGAAAAGTTAAGAATGATCTAGCCGAACTTAAGCGTAATGAGTACGAAATAAAGCGTCGTGCAACAGAAGAGGTCATACAACAGACAATTCTTGAGGAAGAAGCAAAAAAACAAGGCACATCAGTTGATAAATTATTTTCTCAATTTGATAGTCTTCGAGATAAAGAAGTTGGAAAAGACGATATTCAACAGTTTTTAAAGCAAAGAAATATTGAAGAAAAAAGACTTTCCAAACAAGAAAAAGAATCCATTCCGCAAATCATTAAAATGCAACGTGTGTATGAAGCTCGACAAAAATATGCTGGTGAATTGCGCGTGAAATCAAACGTTCAATTCAAGATTCCTAAGCCCATTGAAAAAGTTGATATCAGTACTGGCAATGGAACACCACTTGGTGGAGCAAATGCAAAAGTCACAATCGTTGAATTTAGTGATTTTCAATGTCCATTTTGTTCGCGAGGGCGACAACGCGTAGATGAAATTAAACAAAAATATGGTGATAAAGTTCGTGTTTTTTTCAGACATTTCCCGCTGGAAAGTATTCATCCATTGGCCATGAAAGCGTCTGAAGCTTCTTTGTGTGCTCAAGATCAAGGTAAATTCTGGGAATATCACGATTTACTTTTTGATAACCAAAGTAAACTTGATGATAAAAGTCTAAAAGAATATGCGACACAACTTAAGTTTGATCAAAAAGTTTTTGAAGAATGTCTTTCATCAGGCAAGAAGGTCGCTGAGGTTCGTAAAGATATGGAAGACGGAACAAAAGTGGGAGTGAATAGCACACCTACTTTTTTCGTCAACGGGTATCCTGTTAGGGGTGCGGTGCCCCTTGAAGCTTTCTCAGAAGAGATCGACGAACAGCTAGGCAAATAATTAATTAAAAATAGTATAAGCAAAACGGGTTAGACTTTCGTCTAACCCGTTTTTATTTTTAAGAGATAATGATTCTCTTTTTTGCAGTGGGTATAGGGATTATGGTAACCTATACAAGAGATATTTAAGTATTACCTACTTTCTCATGGAGGAGAAAGCATGGCAGTAGATACTGTAAATCAAAGAAATGAGCATATTCGAGAAGCCAAAGAAGACAAGGAGCAATCTCTTGTCGCAAAGCATAGGCGCGAAATTGCTGAACTTCAAAGAAAACATGTTGAGACAATTCAAGGTTTAAAAGAGGGCTTTGACGAACAACTCACAGAACTCCGCAAGGACTCACGTGAAGCACTGACCTCAAAAGAACAAAATCATCTAAAAGAAATTCAAGAAGTTCAAGAAGTCAATCGTAAAAGACTTATGAAAACAAAGGCAGATGACGAAGAACAACTTCGCACAACAAAGTCGACCCTTTTAGGTGAGTTAGAGCGTTCTAAAGGGAAGAATGAATCTGATAACACTCGACTTACAAAGCTTATGGAATCTGAACTTTCTAAAAAAGATTCTGCTACACGTGATATGGAGTTGAAATCTCGAGAAGGTTCTCAAGAAGCTATAAAAAATCAAGCAAATCGCTATCAAGATAAATTTGAAGAGGAAAGAAATTTTTATCGTTCGGTGATCGGTGAAAATATTAAAGAAAAAGAAAGAGAATTTGGAGATCTTAGGCGCTCAAAAGAAGTTAATGAGAAAAATCTTAAAGGTCGATTGGAATCTCAAAAGCAGCGAGCTGATGAGAGGTTTAAGGACACTGTTCTTGGCGATAGAGCCCGTTATCAGGCAAGTCTTGATCAGATGTCTGAGGGGTATCAACAACAACGTGGTATCGATCATGAAAAATTAGACAAGCAATCAACCAAGCTTAATACGACATACGTTGATAATTTAGATAATCTTCGTGAAACCGTAGACAGTAGAATTGAAAAAGAAGTTAGAAGTGTTCGACGTGAAAACCATGATTTAAAAAATGCTCTGACGACTGATAAAGTTGAAATGAATCGCAAAAAAGAAACAGAAAAAAAGAATCTTACTAATGAATTTCAAAAAAGTATTGTAGAGCTAGAAAAGCGACGGGGAGAAGCTACTACACAGGCCCATGAAGGTTATGCAAAAAAGATTGATGAAGTTCAAGGCCGAAATGACAAATTCATCGAATCTATAAATACGTCATATGGTCGAAAACTTGAAGAACAAAAAATTAATCACCAAAAACATTTCGACGAAGAAATTGGGTATGTAACTCGTGATCGAGATGTAAATAAAATGCAGACTGACAAACAAAAGAAAAAATTAGTAGATATTTATGCTGATAAGACAGTTATGCAGACTGATTTTTACGAAGATCAAATAGATTTGAAAAAGAAAGATGCAGAGCAAGCTTTAGTTAATCAAAGAAATAACATGCAAAAACAACACCTCAATGATGTCGGCACACTTCGTAATCAATTGGTAAAAGAGAGTGTCGATCATCAAGAAAAATTAATTGATACAACCAGTAAGTATGAAAAACAACTTAATACAATGCGCAATGAATTTGAGAAGAAATTCAGACAGCAAAATGAACTTTTTCGTGAACAAACCAATTCACAAGTTAAAAATCAACAAATGGAACGCGAATCATTTGAAGCTAAGATGAAGCAGCGTATCAATCAAGTCAAAGAAGTCTATGAGCGTGAAATTGAACAGCTCAGAAAAAGACAGGCCGTAGAGCGACAAGATCTTGCCACTAAGAAAACATAAGTATACATACTCACTTAGGGTCTTATACTTCTTGTTAATAAGGGGCGCATCTTGATTGCTGATCGACGAACTAAAATAGTAGGAACCATAGGGCCCGCATCTCAATCTCCTGAGATGCTTATGAAACTAGTTGAAGCAGGGCTTAACGTCGCTCGGCTTAATTTTAGTCATGGTATTCACGCTGATCATCAAAACGTTATTAAAACTCTGCGTAGCATTTCTCAAAGCGAAAATGCTCCCATCGCTTTGCTGCAAGATCTTCAAGGTCCTAAAATTAGAATTGGTAAAGTTAAAAACGGAAGCATCCAACTTGCTGACGGCCAAAAAATTATAATTAAAGTTGGAAATCATATTGGTGATGAAAAAGTTTTAGCCACAGATTTTCATACACTTCCTAAAGATGTTAAACCTCATACACACATTTTACTTGATGATGGAAATCTAGAATTTGTAGTTGAAAAAATATCAGGCGATGAAGTTCATTGTCAGGTTATTTATGGTGGGGAATTAAAAAACAATAAAGGTATGAACTTACCAGGTGCGCGCCTCAGTGTTGAGGCGATGACCGAGAAAGATTATGCAGATCTTGATTTTGGATTATCGCAAGGTGTGGACTATGTAGCTTTGAGTTTTGTTCGCCAAGGCAAAGATATTAGACAGCTTAGAGAGATCATTGAAAGAAAAGCCAAGGGAACAAAAATTATAGCTAAAATTGAAAAAGTTGAAGCCCTTGATAATCTTGAAGATATCGTAGCTCTTTCAGATGGAGTTATGGTGGCCAGAGGTGATTTAGCTGTTGAGGTAGGGCAAAGTCTATTGCCGGGAAAGCAAAAAAAAATAATCAAACTTTGTAATGCTCTTGGTAAACCTGTTATTACAGCTACGCAAATGCTTGATTCTATGATTGAGAATCCAAGACCTACTCGAGCCGAAGTTACTGATATTGCCAATGCAGTTTTAGATGGAACAGATGCCGTGATGCTTTCAGCTGAAACAGCGAGTGGGAAGTATCCAGTAAAGTGTGTTCAAACCATGGATGAAATCATTCGAGAAGTAGAAAGAACTGACGTTCATTACTATCAAATGAATTTACGCGATGAATTTTTAACCGTAGCTGAGGCAATAGCTGAGAGTGCTTGTCTTTCTGCTATGAAGTTAAATGCTGCTGTTATTGTTTGTCTTACGACCTCAGGAAAAACCGCCACATTAATTTCTCGTTTTAGACCTAAAGCAAAAATTATCGCTGTGACACATATTATGGAAACTCTCAATAGACTTGAATTAGTATGGGGCATTGAGGGTATTCCAATCACGCCCTATAGTGATACTGATCTTGTGATGAAAACTTTAGAGAAAACACTTGTGGATTATGGTGTTTGTAAACAGGGTGATAAAATCATTTTTACGATGGGTTTACCGGTCTTGGAACGTGGCACTACAAACAGTGTTCGTGTCTATACTATTAAAGATCTTTCACCCACTGAATTAAATCCAAAAGAAATGCCTCTACGCTGTCGCCCAAAATAAATTCTTTTAATTCTTCTGAACTCGGTAGGTTTCATCGAGAAGTTCCCAATGTCTTGGTAACATAACTCCTGAACTGTTTGCTGACATGAAGTTTGCAAAATCAGTATAATATTTGTATTCGCACGTAGTTTGATCCCAAGCAGGATAATATTGATCTGGTAAACCTAAGACATGGCCTATTTCATGGCTAATCGTACTTGTTCTTGTATTAGGAAATAAACTAACCATTCGCTCATTTCGAGAAACAAAAGCTCTTTCTCCAATTTCGTTAAAAAACTTTAATGTATAGTTTTTTTCGACAAGAAATTGGACGGGGGGTGTTTGATTCCAAATAATATTAAGCTTATGAGTATCAGTTGTGAAGTGCCGAGTAATAATCATATCGATTTCAGATTCAAATCCGAGAAAATCTCCTGAATTGATATAAAGCGTGTACTCATTTTTTTTAGTTCGTACTACAGTTTGATTGTATTTTACTCCAAAACTCTCCTTTATATCGCTGCCTAACAATTCAGCGAACTGATCTAAGACCGTATCGTAGTCTTGACCAGAAAGTTTGGTGAGTTTTTTTAATAATTCTTGATAGGGGAGGTAATGGCTTATAAGTGCTAAATCTTTAGTGTTCCATGTAGGATTTCGGCAGTTTTGAATATAACAATCATAGGCAATGCGAAATATATTTCTCATGGGTTTTTCCCATTTCGGCGTGAGTAGATAATTCTATTTATCAACGAGTCGACCGTGGTCATCTTGTATTAGGCTACGAACTATTGAATTTAGTGAAATCCAATCAGCATCAATAGGTTTTAATTTGATCTGATCATATTTATTTTTAGCATCTTTCCAACTATCTGGAACTTCTTGCCAGCTAGATTTTTCATGTTCTGGAAATTTGTTAGGTACTAGTAATGACGTTGGACCAAATGTTTTTTTAGTATAGTGCTTTGGAACATAAGTTTTCATAAACAGACTTATTTCCTCAGATTTTTGCATAATTACATGTGTTAAAAAATTTCGAGTTTCTTTATTTTTTGTTTCGCATAAATCATCTTGTGTTCCTGCATGTTCGATCTTTTTTGCTTCATCAACAAGCGAGAGTGCAAAAGATGGTTGATGTGAATAACCATGTGAATTCGTAAGGGGTGTTCCCAGATTTTGTGGTGCACAATTAGTCAAACCAGTAAGACTTACCATGGAGATAAGAAGAGTGGATGCGTAAGCTCTTACACCGCTGAGATAATGACAAAAGTTCATAGGATTTCTTAATTTAGCAAAATCAGGGCCACAGTTAAACATGACTTGTGATTGACAGGAGTTGAGACAAATTCTCTAATATTCATAACCACGGAGGGTTTATGCGAATCGCCATAATTTTATTTAGTT is from Oligoflexia bacterium and encodes:
- a CDS encoding thioredoxin domain-containing protein, whose amino-acid sequence is MKFGIISLIVLSFAFTGCVKKSSGGNDEENVVFATVNGKEIKGKDILGKVKNDLAELKRNEYEIKRRATEEVIQQTILEEEAKKQGTSVDKLFSQFDSLRDKEVGKDDIQQFLKQRNIEEKRLSKQEKESIPQIIKMQRVYEARQKYAGELRVKSNVQFKIPKPIEKVDISTGNGTPLGGANAKVTIVEFSDFQCPFCSRGRQRVDEIKQKYGDKVRVFFRHFPLESIHPLAMKASEASLCAQDQGKFWEYHDLLFDNQSKLDDKSLKEYATQLKFDQKVFEECLSSGKKVAEVRKDMEDGTKVGVNSTPTFFVNGYPVRGAVPLEAFSEEIDEQLGK
- the pyk gene encoding pyruvate kinase, with translation MIADRRTKIVGTIGPASQSPEMLMKLVEAGLNVARLNFSHGIHADHQNVIKTLRSISQSENAPIALLQDLQGPKIRIGKVKNGSIQLADGQKIIIKVGNHIGDEKVLATDFHTLPKDVKPHTHILLDDGNLEFVVEKISGDEVHCQVIYGGELKNNKGMNLPGARLSVEAMTEKDYADLDFGLSQGVDYVALSFVRQGKDIRQLREIIERKAKGTKIIAKIEKVEALDNLEDIVALSDGVMVARGDLAVEVGQSLLPGKQKKIIKLCNALGKPVITATQMLDSMIENPRPTRAEVTDIANAVLDGTDAVMLSAETASGKYPVKCVQTMDEIIREVERTDVHYYQMNLRDEFLTVAEAIAESACLSAMKLNAAVIVCLTTSGKTATLISRFRPKAKIIAVTHIMETLNRLELVWGIEGIPITPYSDTDLVMKTLEKTLVDYGVCKQGDKIIFTMGLPVLERGTTNSVRVYTIKDLSPTELNPKEMPLRCRPK